GGATCTGCCGTGCGAGGTCATGAAGTCCAGCAGCGGCTGTATGACGTCCCTGTGCGCGTCGAACTCGTGGTGCGGGTCGATGCGCACACGGGGCCGATAGACGGGGACCCGCGACCGCAGGAATGACAGCGCGTCCTCGTCGTCGCGGAAAACGTAGAACACGCCGGGTGCCGCAGCGTGTGGGCGGACGCCGAGGACGTCGGCGATCCAGCCCCCAAGCTCCGCGTGCGTGAACAGCTTTTGGAACGTACGCCGCGCCGTCAACAGGCCGTCGCCGTGCACAACGCCGGCGGGCGCGCGGTCCTCACCGATGGTGCGGCCGGCGACAACTAGGGCCCGACTGCTCAGACCCCACGCTTCGGCGAGGGCGGTGCGCCGCTCGCGGGGGTCTTCGATGACGTTGACGACGTAGCCGAGGTTCACGATGTCCGCGGGAGCCTTCGCGACCTGCGGCCGGTGAACGGGGTCCCATCCGGTGGCCTGGTAGCCAAGGTGGTGCAGACGGTCAACGTCACCGCCACGGCCACACCCGTAGTCGAACACCGATGTGCCCTCGCTGATGATGCCGTCGGCGAGGGCGGTGGCGACCGGTCGAGAAAACGCTGTTCGGGTCATGGCCGTCCGATGCCGCTCAACGCGCATGTCAGTGGCCGGTGGAACTCATTCGAGCGAGCGACGCGATGTTGGTGAGCGTCGAGTCGCCGACCAGGTACCCGATTCCACGGTGCAGGTGGAGGCGGAACTGCTGCGCGAGGGTCTCGTCGTCGAGGTCGAACCCGTCCACATGGCACCGGTAGCGCAGGAGTGCCCAGTAGACGTCGCCGTGTTCGCCGGCGAAGGTCCGCCAGGACATCTCTACGTTACTGTCCAGGGTGAGCTTCACCGCGGGGGGCACGTTCGGTTCGGCAAGTGACCGGCACAGCGCCCATCGACATAGAACGTTCCAGTGCGCGATGCCGGTACGTCGCTTCAAGGTAATCAGCTGGTCGCGCGCTTGTTGGGTGACACGGATGTGCTCGAGCGTCATGACTGCTCCCAGAAGTAGCCAGGCACGACCGTGGTCGCACCATTGGCGAACTCGAGCCGGTACTCCCGTCCGATGAAGGGGTGCAGCGCCTCACGTGACGGTTCGTCGATCTCCGTGTCCGTGGACAGCAGGATCACCTGGTGACTCGCGTGCGGGAAGTACCTCTCGAGCAACCGGTCCCGGTGCGAACGATCAAGCCGGCCCAGGGGCGTGTCGATGACGACGGGGAGCGGCTGCCCTGCTGCGCGTGCGAGACCCCACAGCAGCGCGACGGCCAGGAGTTGCCGCTCACCGGCGGACAGGTCGCCGGCGGACAGGGGCAGCGAGTCAGATCCTACGAGCTCGACGGAGGTGGTCTCCGAGTCGATGGTCACCCCGGTAATGAGTCGGTCTTTGCGCAACAGCATCTGCAGCGCTTCCAGCACGAGGTCGGCGATTCGCGCGAGGTGTCTGCGGGTCCCCGCGATCCGCAGACGCTCGAGCGTGTGCTGCGCGCGGCTGACATGCTCGACGATGCGACGGTCGTCCGCGGCCGCCAGGTCCGCCTGCGTGAGCCGCTCCAGCGACTTGTCATAGGCCGCTGACGCGCGCTCCCGCGTCGCTCGCGCCTTCTCGGCCGCGTCCTCGGCGACGGCCACCATCGCGCGCGCGAGCGTGCAAGCGTGCGCGGCATCATCACGGGCCGCCGCAACCGGGGCCAGTGCTTCCGGGTGCGGGATGGAGGCGAGCACCCGGTCCGCTTCGTCGGCAGCCTCCACGGCGGCCCCGTGCGCGGTGAGCAGCGACGCAACGCTATCGCCGGTTCCCGGAAGAAGGTGGGAGGTGAGCAGTGAGACGGGGGCTGCGCCAGCGAGGCCGGTGACGCTCTCTACTGGGGCGCCGGTGCGTCCGGAGCGGTCCGCATCAAGCTTCCCGCGCACCGCTGAAACAAGTTCCGGATCGGCGTTCGACTCCTCGAGCCAGCGGAGCACCTCGGCATCCCGGTCGTCGAGGACGCCGACCAACAGGCTGTCACGGGCGGATATCTCCTCCCGCTGCGCCTGCGTCAACAGTTCGGTCAGCAGCGGCAGAACGAGGAGGAGGGGTGCGTCGCCGGCCGCGAGCGCGCGGAGGTCATCCTCGATGCTTCGCTTCCTGGTCGTTGCCTGCTCGGCGACACGTTCGGCGTCGTCGCGGCGGTCTGCGAGATGCCCACCGGCATCCCGGTAGGCCTCATCCGCCCGCCGGAGTGCTTCGTCTGCACGCGCGGCAGAAGTGCGAGCGTCGGCGAGAGTGTGGAGGGCTACTTCCTCCACGTCACGCGCGGCGTGCAGGGCAGCTTCGACCTGTGCGACGGACTCCTGGTCGACGGAAGACAGCTGCTCACTCTGGTGACGTTTGCGCAACACGGCGAGGTCCGCGGTGAGCCTGGTGACCAAGTCCATTCCAAGGAGCGCATCGAGAGCTGAGCGGAGCACTTCGCGGGATCGATCCAGGTCAGCGAGCGCTTCGATCTGCTCACCGTCGAAGAAGAACAGTCCCGCGATCCCGCGGGGCAGGAACGTCTCGACATACTCCTGCCAGTTCTCGGTCAGGACCGCGTCATGGCGACCGTCGACGGACACCAGAAGGATCTCCCTGAGCGACGCACCGGCGGGCTTCCAGCTGCGTCGGATCCAGTAGTGGTGCTTCTCACCCGCCTGGTATGCGGTGAACTCCAGCTCGATGGCAG
This DNA window, taken from Microbacterium invictum, encodes the following:
- the dndE gene encoding DNA sulfur modification protein DndE, with product MTLEHIRVTQQARDQLITLKRRTGIAHWNVLCRWALCRSLAEPNVPPAVKLTLDSNVEMSWRTFAGEHGDVYWALLRYRCHVDGFDLDDETLAQQFRLHLHRGIGYLVGDSTLTNIASLARMSSTGH
- the dndD gene encoding DNA sulfur modification protein DndD translates to MILNRLTLQNVGTFAGKQTLDLTPPDRNHPVLLIGGLNGAGKTTVLEAIQLALYGPLLRTNARGKGSYERYLRGLVHRHADATKGAAIELEFTAYQAGEKHHYWIRRSWKPAGASLREILLVSVDGRHDAVLTENWQEYVETFLPRGIAGLFFFDGEQIEALADLDRSREVLRSALDALLGMDLVTRLTADLAVLRKRHQSEQLSSVDQESVAQVEAALHAARDVEEVALHTLADARTSAARADEALRRADEAYRDAGGHLADRRDDAERVAEQATTRKRSIEDDLRALAAGDAPLLLVLPLLTELLTQAQREEISARDSLLVGVLDDRDAEVLRWLEESNADPELVSAVRGKLDADRSGRTGAPVESVTGLAGAAPVSLLTSHLLPGTGDSVASLLTAHGAAVEAADEADRVLASIPHPEALAPVAAARDDAAHACTLARAMVAVAEDAAEKARATRERASAAYDKSLERLTQADLAAADDRRIVEHVSRAQHTLERLRIAGTRRHLARIADLVLEALQMLLRKDRLITGVTIDSETTSVELVGSDSLPLSAGDLSAGERQLLAVALLWGLARAAGQPLPVVIDTPLGRLDRSHRDRLLERYFPHASHQVILLSTDTEIDEPSREALHPFIGREYRLEFANGATTVVPGYFWEQS